The stretch of DNA TCGTCTCGGCGGTAAAAAACGGTATCATAAGACAGACTGAGTTTTTCGTTTATTCAAAGAGCGACCGTGATGCACTCGAACAGTGCATGGCTCTCGGATATGAATTCCCTGAGATCACGACATGGATAAGAGCAAGCAAAAAGGATTTTGAGCTTGTTAAAAACATCGGCATAAAGGAAACAGGCGTCCTTGTCTCCTGCTCTGACTATCATATCTTCAATAAGATGGGACTCGACAGAAGAAAGGCCCTCGACAAATATCTCGGCGTCGTAAAGGAATGCATCGAAGCCGGACTGAAGCCAAGATGCCATTTTGAAGATATCACACGTGCAGATTTCTACGGATTTGTAGTTCCGTTTGCGATCGAACTCCGCAAGCTTTCCGAAGAAAGCGGAGTGCCGGTAAAAATACGTGCCTGTGACACAATGGGATACGGTATTCCGTATCCGGGTGCGGCACTTCCGCGAAGTGTATCCGGCATCATCTACGGATTACAGCACTACGCAGGTTTTTCAAGCGATATGCTCGAATGGCACGGACACAACGATTTCTACAAGGGTGTAGCCAATGCATCTGCTGCATGGCTCTACGGTGCCGGTGCCGTAAACTGCTCTCTGCTCGGCATTGGTGAACGAACAGGAAATGTTCCGCTCGAAGCAATGGTGTTTGAATATGCTTCACTCAAAGGAACACTGAACGGAATGGACACTTCAGTTATCACCGAGATCGCTGACTACATCGTAAACGAAACACATTACGATCTGCCGTCCATGACTCCTTTTGTGGGAAGAAACTTCAACATCACCCGTGCCGGCATACACGCTGACGGACTTATGAAGGACGAGGAGATCTACAACATCTTCGACACAACTGCACTTCTTAACAGACCGCCGCTCGTATCAGTAAGCGCATCTTCAGGACTTGCAGGTATCGCCTGCTGGATCAACAACTATTACAGGCTCTCAGGAGAAAAACGCATCGACAAGAAAAATCCTGCTGTAGCAAAAATGAAGGAATGGATCGACAGAGAATATGAAGGCGGACGTGTAACTGTGATCAGCGACGATGAGCTTGTATCACTCGTAAATCAGTATCTGCCTGAACTGAAGGAGAGATAATTATGCTGCTGGAAACAGATGACCGTTCACTGCGTATAAGGGTTTTCAACGCAATAGAAAACGCCATCCTTGACGGCGAGTACAAAGACGGCGACAGTCTCAACGAACTGAAACTTTCAAAGGAACTCGGAGTCAGCAGAACTCCGGTACGTGAAGCGCTTATGCAGCTTGAACTTGAAGGACTTGTAAGAAATGTTCCGAACAAGGGTGCTGTTGTTATCGGCGTGACAGAACAGGACATTCACGACATCTATGAGATACGCATTCGTATTGAGGGACTTGCCGCCCGCCTCTGCGCTGAAAATATCACAGATGATGAGCTGCGCGCCCTTGAACAGATAGTTGATCTTCAGGAGTTTTATCTTCTTAAGAATGACACTGAACAGATATGGAAGCTCGACGGTGACTTTCACAAGATAATCTACGATGCATCACGCAGCCGTCCGCTGCGATTCACGCTCTCAAACTTCCACAACTACATAAAAAAAGCCCGCGACATTTCCGTGCAGACGGAAGGCAGGGCTGAAAAAACAGTTGCGGAACACCGCGCAATACTTGACGCCATAAAAGATCATAACGGCGGTCTGGCAGAAAAACTGACTGCAGAACATATCTCAAATGCCGAGGATAATCTGTTTGAAAACGCAATGAAAGAATCAGAAAACAGCAGCTTAACAGAAGAATAATCAAAAACAGGTACATCGACCCGTAATGAGAAGATGTACCTGTTTTTTGAGTTATATTAAGAATACACTGATTAAATCAGAAATACGGCTTCGCCGTATTTCCGGGAAGAAGATTACGGGGCCCGCCCTGTGCACCGCACTGATTTATGAACACATCAGTTTTTAAATATAAGCATTTTCATAATATGCAGATGATCAAGAATGTTTATACAGCCGTCGCGGTTGACATCAGCAGTTTCCGGTTCCGGAAAGCTTATGCTTTTGCGCATTAAAAGATATTTACCAAGCAGAACAAGATCTTCGGAACTCACATTTCCGTCTGCGTTTATATCACCATATACCGGAAGTGTCGCCTTATATTCCTTCACAATGTTTTCTGCTAATCCTGCAGCTTTGCTTACAAAATCCGCATCGATAAAGTCTTCATCTGTATAGGTTCCGTGAGATGCCTTCGTAAAGACTGTAAAAATATACGGAACATCACCGGAAACGTAAGAACATTCATGATACACATACTGAAACTGTCCGTATTTGGCTGCGACATCATTTTTACCATCTGAAAGAACTGATCTGGAAACAATATCTGTCGAACCGCACAGGGCATCCCAGGCGGTTTTCCATGCCTCACCGTCCTTTGCGTGAAGCGCCATTTCTTTCATGGAATCATACATATAAAGAGCAGTAATATCCGGCCATCTCGGTGAAGGAGTTCCGAGTCTGACATCGTATCCCCAATCTTCCATCATGCTGTTGAATCCTTCTGTTCCGAAATAGTAAACAAGAACATCATACGCAACATTATCTGAATATCTGAGCATGTAGTCGAGAAGATCGCGAATGGTGTATTCCGTACCATCCTCGCCGTGCCTGATAATACCTGTCCCCTTGTGCCACCAGTCCGAAGTGTAGACAAAAGTATCGTCAAGCGATCTCTTTCCGGCCGACAGTTCCTGACAGACAAACACTGCATACGGAAGTTTTATCAGACTTGCACTGAACAGAGGTTTGTCTGCATTATATGAATACAGCTCCTCCCCGTCCAGTGTACGAATGTGCACTTCGCAGAAATTCTCATAATTTCTCACAAATTCATCCATATCAGAAACGGCATCCGCCGAAACCCTGTCCGGCACTGAAAAGATACCTGAAACAAAGAGAATTAACGCCAATAAAAACGAAACACCTGAATTAAAACGCCTTTTTATTTTCATATCAGCACACCGTTACAGTGATCAATTTCATGCTGGATTATCTGTGCGGCAAGTCCTGAAAAATTCTTCACACGAGGCTCGAATTTCTCATTCTGCCAGCGTACCTTTATAGTTTTGTAACGCTCCACCGGCCGCGGACCGCCGAGAAGTGAAAGACATCCTTCCTCGGTTTTGTACGGCTTTTCTCCCCTGATTATTTCCGGATTGAACATTACAGTATATTTTCCACCGTCATCAAAAACGATTATACGCTTTAAAACGCCGATCATATTCGCCGCCATTCCTATGCATGCTTCCCTGTTTGCCGTGATCGTATCAACAAGATCCACTGCAGTCTGAAGATCGTCCGCTGTCGCCGGTTCAGATTTTGCCGCAAGAAATACCGGATCGTGTACTATGTCTTTTATCATCTTAAATAACAACTCCTGATTCTGTTTTCATTCTTCCTTTATATCATAAATATGGGCAGATGTCAATAGAAACGATAATTCCCCGGATCACTTCAGATTCGGGGAATTATATTTTTCTTTCTTTTGTTCTTTTTCATTTATTCTCTTCTTTAATGCATCTTCATGCTTCGAAATTACCTGTTTAAGATGTAACCTCCCCTTGGTGCCGCCTTTATGAAACGTGATTTATTCATCCAGATCCTGTTCAGTCTGAATACTGTTACAGCGATGGATACAGCAAATACAAGTACGGAGATCACTGCAGCGTAAGCAACCGGAAAAACAGCAGCGAGCAGATCAACTAAACTATCTGTCAGTAATCCGCTGAAAACAACAGCCAGAATAACAGGTATCAGAAAATCTCTGACTCTTGAAGCACTAAACGATGCTGCAGCTCCGATCATTGAAAATCCTGCGGAACCGATAAGCAATATCGCTGCAAGTGATTCCCTTCCAAAGTTTTGGCCTGCTAAAGAAACAAACAATATGAATACTGCGATACTGACTGTATAAGATAATATCGCAGGGACCACTGTATGAAGTTCCTTTGCAAAACTCAAAGAGTAATTGTATTTGCAGCTGCTTAAATGAATCTTTATTATAAATGCCATTGGAATTATTATTGCGGTGAACGCATTCATCATAGGAATTTTAATCGACAGTACGTCAAACTTTCTGTACGATACTGAATGCAGAATCATAAAAACAGGTACAAGAAATAAAGCCATATATCCAAACACTACTAAACAAGTAAACGGTTTATTGATCTGCATAAAAGTATATTTCAGCGCTTTGAGAGTATTTTTCATTCTGCCCCTCCCTTAGTTATACCAGTGTTTTTTTCTGTAGTTTTTTAAATCAGTAAAATGTGCGAAAGGTATCATTATTACAGCGAGTATCAGTAGAACTATATGCACTGACGTAAGTTTTCCGTCTGTTATACCGACAATACAGGTACATATCAATGCATACACTCCCATAAAACCACAGAAAAGCATACTTTTCGCTATCTGGTTTTTTATCATACAGATCAGCCTGCCGACGGCCACCCCTGAAAGTGATACAAGAAAAACAGTAACGCATACTCCAAAGCAGCTGCTGACCAGATGAAAGACTGCATTTATCAGAAATACTAAAACTGAAAACAATGCATTACCGAATATACAATGAAACATCTGACCACTCTTCATCCTGCTGTAAGTGTCAAATCCACCGCATACCGAACGGAAGTATTTACCGCCGGCAGATTCTTTATAAAATTCCTGAAACAGAACCATAAAGCTCCCCAGTATACTTGTAAACCCCATAAACATAGTAAAAGTCGTTCTGCTTATGCCACTGATAACCTCACCGTCATCCGGACCAATCATTTCTCCGGATGCAGCAGCAGTTATTCTAATAAATGTATAAACCATCAGAAAAACAGAAGTTAATATGCTCCACATAATAAGTGTCTGTTTTACAGGATCAGTGCCATTGTATATCTTCATAGCATCAGAAATGCTTATTTTTGAATTATTCTTTGTCATACGCTTCCGCCTTTCTCAGTATTCCAACGCTTAACTGCTGTAAAGTCGGAATTTCGATCGCTGCGTCAAGTTCACGAAGTGCATCTGCGTCTTCTGCGAAAGCAATACCTTCGAAAATTGTTTTGTTTCCTGAGAATGAGATCATAAGATGTTTGGCCTTTTCTGCATTCTCCGCATCGCCGTGTACAAGAACGTACTTCTGCTTAAGGTCTTCAACGAATCCTTCCTCAACTACTTTTCCTTTGGACATGAACACCGCATAGTCTGTGGCGAATTCCATATCTGCAATGTTGTGTGTCGAGAAAATTATCGAACGCTCGCCGTCGCGTTCACTGAGATATTCCCTGAACAGTTCACAGAGAAGATCGCGTGCAAGCGGATCCAGTGAAGATGCAGGTTCGTCGAGTACAAGAAGATCAGTATCCCTTGCAAGTACTCCGGCCAGATAGGTTCTCATCTTGTTACCGTCTGAAAGCTTAACGATCTTCTGCTGTTTCTTCGCATCAGGATCATCGAGATTAAATCTTTTGCAAAGGTCTTTGAATTTCTTCCTGTCAAAATTATCGAATGCAGTTTCCATTGAGGCAGCGACATTTCTCAGGCTCCAGTAAACCGGTAAAAAGTCTGTTGAAGAACAGTAACCTATCCTGTTTCTGAGCTTTTCGTCATCAATATCTGTCATATTTTCAAAGTAAACTGCCTCGCCGCTGTCTTTGAAATTCACTCCGCAGAGAATATCGATAAGTGTAGTCTTTCCGGCACCGTTTGCGCCGATAAGCGCTGTTGCAAATCCGCACGGAATGCTTGCATTCACCTCACCCAGCGTGAAGTTTTTGTAATGTCTTGTTATTCCCTTTATCTCTACTGCGTTTTTCATAAGTAAATCTATTCCTTTCTTTTAGTAACAATCGAAATAGACTCCTCTAAGAACTGTACGTGCGGTTTTAGCCGGTAGACCGAGGGAATTTCACCCTCAGCCCCCTTCAGAACCGTACGTGAAACTCTCGCTTCATACGGCTCCCCACTTCTGAAAACTTACTCATGTGTTTCTTTGCCGAATTTCGCTCCAGTCGTTATTGTGTCTCCAGTACACAACGGCAAATATCATTTCAGTAATCAGAAGCCTTCCACCCTTTGCTCCAATTGTTTTCACAAGCTTCTTCGCTACTACGGCTTCTTCTGCCCCTGTTTATATCATCTCTACTTTCAGCCTCGCAACCTTTCGGTACTTGTGCTTTTCGATTAACATACATAAACAGGTTCCCCAGTTTTGCGATGAGAGCCCATGCCAGATTCCTGCCGTCTATACACCGACCACTCCGTAGCCAATAAACAGGTTTCCGCTACGGTTATCAGAACCCATGCAGGAAAGATTCCTTTTAGCGATAAAGCAGCCTAACGATGCTTAATAAAGACGGTTCAGTTGTTCAGCTCTCTGGCAAATGTCTCGCCGTATTTATTACGACTTTTCTGTGACGCTCAGT from Ruminococcus sp. HUN007 encodes:
- a CDS encoding GntR family transcriptional regulator, which codes for MLLETDDRSLRIRVFNAIENAILDGEYKDGDSLNELKLSKELGVSRTPVREALMQLELEGLVRNVPNKGAVVIGVTEQDIHDIYEIRIRIEGLAARLCAENITDDELRALEQIVDLQEFYLLKNDTEQIWKLDGDFHKIIYDASRSRPLRFTLSNFHNYIKKARDISVQTEGRAEKTVAEHRAILDAIKDHNGGLAEKLTAEHISNAEDNLFENAMKESENSSLTEE
- a CDS encoding serine hydrolase — translated: MDEFVRNYENFCEVHIRTLDGEELYSYNADKPLFSASLIKLPYAVFVCQELSAGKRSLDDTFVYTSDWWHKGTGIIRHGEDGTEYTIRDLLDYMLRYSDNVAYDVLVYYFGTEGFNSMMEDWGYDVRLGTPSPRWPDITALYMYDSMKEMALHAKDGEAWKTAWDALCGSTDIVSRSVLSDGKNDVAAKYGQFQYVYHECSYVSGDVPYIFTVFTKASHGTYTDEDFIDADFVSKAAGLAENIVKEYKATLPVYGDINADGNVSSEDLVLLGKYLLMRKSISFPEPETADVNRDGCINILDHLHIMKMLIFKN
- a CDS encoding peptide deformylase; the encoded protein is MIKDIVHDPVFLAAKSEPATADDLQTAVDLVDTITANREACIGMAANMIGVLKRIIVFDDGGKYTVMFNPEIIRGEKPYKTEEGCLSLLGGPRPVERYKTIKVRWQNEKFEPRVKNFSGLAAQIIQHEIDHCNGVLI
- a CDS encoding ABC transporter ATP-binding protein; translated protein: MKNAVEIKGITRHYKNFTLGEVNASIPCGFATALIGANGAGKTTLIDILCGVNFKDSGEAVYFENMTDIDDEKLRNRIGYCSSTDFLPVYWSLRNVAASMETAFDNFDRKKFKDLCKRFNLDDPDAKKQQKIVKLSDGNKMRTYLAGVLARDTDLLVLDEPASSLDPLARDLLCELFREYLSERDGERSIIFSTHNIADMEFATDYAVFMSKGKVVEEGFVEDLKQKYVLVHGDAENAEKAKHLMISFSGNKTIFEGIAFAEDADALRELDAAIEIPTLQQLSVGILRKAEAYDKE